Proteins from a single region of Bremerella sp. JC817:
- the atpE gene encoding ATP synthase F0 subunit C, whose product MPAMAADTDSFVMTNYFGIGLVVIGAAYGIGKLASSALESMARQPEVAGNIQTAMIIAAALIEGFTFFALVICWFG is encoded by the coding sequence ATGCCTGCGATGGCTGCTGACACCGATTCGTTCGTCATGACCAACTACTTCGGTATCGGCCTGGTCGTTATCGGTGCTGCTTACGGTATCGGTAAGTTGGCCAGCAGTGCTCTGGAAAGCATGGCTCGCCAGCCAGAAGTCGCTGGTAACATCCAGACCGCGATGATTATCGCTGCGGCTCTGATCGAAGGTTTTACCTTCTTCGCCCTGGTTATTTGCTGGTTCGGCTAA
- the atpB gene encoding F0F1 ATP synthase subunit A gives MAADEILLHIKDSYYFEVPGWLWRHDHKTHADFPDVWVRLDPDFQMWQAKQVYHELETSGETGMPSEHDFLHDYEHWTHLPGNHGKPVKRYFAHLVEAAPEGNLAWAKAGEEMTTLHSVAEYRAAKDIEWTPAKIQGYNNALSGKILIPQLPGTKLRNLYQKESGFAISKFMVIEVFVAIIMAIIFIAYARRVSKGQIPKGWFWNLIDVFIVYLRQDVAKANIHHGADKFVPILWTLFFFILGCNLFGLIPWMGSPTGSISVTVTLAVAVLFIGMGAGAKEFGALGVWMNLVPGMELPTAISIVIKPMMFVIELLGLLIKHAVLGVRLLANMVAGHVVLLAIMGLAIEIQSLSGVIAWPVGLVILIGCVMLSCLELFVAFLQAYIFALLSALFINSETHSH, from the coding sequence ATGGCCGCCGACGAGATCCTGCTCCACATCAAAGACAGTTACTACTTCGAGGTTCCGGGGTGGTTGTGGAGACATGATCATAAGACACATGCCGACTTCCCTGATGTCTGGGTCCGACTCGACCCTGACTTCCAGATGTGGCAAGCCAAACAGGTTTATCACGAACTGGAAACCAGTGGCGAAACCGGCATGCCGAGCGAGCATGACTTTCTGCACGACTACGAACATTGGACCCACCTGCCAGGCAATCATGGCAAGCCTGTCAAACGCTACTTCGCTCACCTGGTTGAAGCTGCCCCTGAAGGCAACCTCGCCTGGGCCAAGGCTGGCGAAGAAATGACGACGCTGCATAGTGTCGCCGAATACCGCGCCGCCAAAGACATTGAATGGACGCCGGCCAAGATCCAAGGCTATAACAACGCCTTGAGTGGTAAGATCCTGATCCCACAACTTCCAGGCACCAAGCTCCGAAACCTTTACCAAAAGGAATCAGGCTTCGCGATCTCGAAGTTCATGGTGATTGAAGTATTCGTCGCCATCATCATGGCAATTATCTTCATCGCCTACGCTCGCCGCGTCTCGAAGGGTCAGATTCCTAAGGGCTGGTTCTGGAACCTGATCGACGTATTCATCGTCTATCTCCGCCAGGACGTCGCCAAAGCCAATATCCATCACGGTGCCGACAAGTTCGTTCCGATCTTGTGGACCCTGTTCTTTTTCATCCTCGGTTGCAACCTGTTTGGTCTCATTCCCTGGATGGGATCGCCAACCGGTTCGATCAGTGTCACCGTTACCTTAGCTGTCGCCGTGTTATTTATAGGCATGGGGGCAGGTGCCAAGGAATTTGGTGCGCTTGGTGTGTGGATGAATCTGGTCCCTGGCATGGAACTGCCGACGGCCATTTCGATCGTGATTAAGCCGATGATGTTCGTCATCGAGTTGTTGGGGCTTTTGATCAAACACGCGGTGCTCGGCGTTCGTCTTCTGGCGAACATGGTTGCCGGTCACGTGGTGTTGCTGGCGATCATGGGCCTGGCTATTGAAATTCAGTCCCTGTCGGGTGTCATTGCATGGCCGGTAGGACTTGTGATTCTGATTGGATGTGTGATGCTTAGCTGCCTCGAATTGTTCGTGGCATTCCTGCAGGCATACATCTTTGCACTGTTGTCCGCCTTGTTCATCAACTCCGAAACGCACAGCCACTAA